One stretch of Schlesneria sp. DSM 10557 DNA includes these proteins:
- a CDS encoding DUF1501 domain-containing protein, producing the protein MLNQCCGPHRRREFLQVGALALGGLSLSDVLAARAATGRSSEQTSVIMLYLHGGPSQLETYDLKPEAPSTYRSLFGSIPTNVPGIDICEHFPLQAKIADKFSLIRSLHHDIGIHSDGGIIVLTGKRPSRLDPTSQSKSEHPDFGSIASKVRGMTHNSLPPYVTLPMKPYMTRPTYLGVHHGPFEVGDPSLPNFAPPHLKLAAGLAGQGLEDRKTLLRQLDRLRGNLDQSGSLEGTDQFRNLAFQMLTAPEVADAFDIQREDPVLRDRYGRNLWGQGCLLARRLAEAGTAVVNLYIDTPQTGPDYTNWDDHSGNAGRPGHFAGYMRTRLPYLDQALSALIEDIFQRGVDRKIMVVVVGEFGRTPRIATNSLGTGRDHWPDAYSALISGGGLQMGKVVGATNSKAEFPTECPLTPFDLLATIYRHLGIDPQVSFPDMAGRPIPILGEGHPIRELI; encoded by the coding sequence ATGCTGAATCAATGCTGTGGCCCACATCGCCGCAGGGAGTTCCTGCAAGTCGGTGCGTTAGCTCTCGGTGGCCTGTCATTGTCGGATGTGCTTGCGGCCCGCGCTGCGACAGGGCGGTCGTCTGAACAGACTTCGGTCATCATGTTGTATCTGCATGGCGGTCCGTCACAGCTGGAAACGTACGATCTCAAACCGGAGGCTCCCTCGACATATCGCAGTCTGTTCGGGTCCATCCCGACTAACGTCCCGGGCATTGACATCTGTGAGCACTTCCCGCTTCAGGCGAAGATCGCGGATAAATTTTCTCTCATTCGCTCGCTGCATCATGACATCGGCATTCACAGCGACGGCGGGATCATTGTTCTGACGGGGAAGCGTCCCAGCCGACTCGATCCGACGTCGCAGTCGAAGAGCGAGCATCCAGATTTTGGATCCATAGCCAGTAAAGTGCGGGGAATGACTCATAATTCTCTGCCCCCCTACGTGACGCTTCCGATGAAGCCATACATGACGCGTCCAACTTACCTGGGTGTTCATCATGGGCCGTTCGAGGTCGGCGATCCATCGTTACCGAACTTTGCACCACCTCATTTGAAGCTCGCGGCGGGATTAGCAGGACAGGGATTGGAAGATCGCAAGACCCTGTTGCGGCAGCTCGATCGTTTGCGGGGTAATCTGGATCAAAGCGGAAGTCTTGAGGGGACCGATCAGTTCCGAAATCTGGCTTTCCAAATGCTGACGGCGCCGGAAGTGGCCGACGCCTTCGACATCCAGCGGGAAGACCCGGTGCTGAGAGACAGATACGGCCGAAATCTGTGGGGACAAGGCTGCCTGCTCGCCCGTCGTCTGGCTGAAGCGGGCACTGCGGTCGTGAATCTCTATATCGATACGCCGCAAACGGGTCCTGACTACACGAACTGGGATGATCACAGCGGAAACGCAGGACGCCCGGGGCACTTCGCAGGGTATATGCGCACCCGGTTACCCTATCTCGATCAGGCTCTGTCCGCTTTGATTGAGGATATCTTTCAGCGGGGTGTGGATCGCAAGATCATGGTCGTCGTTGTGGGTGAGTTTGGGCGAACACCGCGTATCGCAACAAACTCGCTCGGCACGGGACGGGATCACTGGCCGGACGCCTACAGCGCCCTTATTTCCGGGGGTGGGCTGCAGATGGGTAAGGTGGTCGGAGCGACCAACTCGAAGGCCGAGTTTCCCACAGAATGCCCGCTGACGCCATTCGATCTGCTGGCCACCATCTACCGTCACCTGGGGATTGATCCGCAGGTCTCATTCCCGGACATGGCAGGACGTCCGATTCCCATCCTCGGGGAGGGACACCCGATTCGGGAGTTGATCTGA
- a CDS encoding N,N-dimethylformamidase beta subunit family domain-containing protein: MLIGYVSDERYVALADVLLEFQSGGQTRDIVRSTPRGAVVANLEPGEYVVTLVKEGYGSKHSRMTVDSRRPHHFRLLSDGILGYVWPRSVQTGGRSEFRVHATEPYRLSLWRYGWKREFVKLLGWFDEHGPRAVMQILPDGDFTQTGVGWNRVGYGNNAHHTQFVVGPEKSGLYYLHAKGERTGEFFSFPWVVAPAQLTAPIAILASTNTWLAYNNFGGRSNYINAHQLPDAPVVNARQDLIRYTHAGSFNVWGFQDHEYLPLSFERPEIGNVVREHEEVTDPIEGRLTCGMAPAEWRLLGWMEREGFEYDYYSEWQLHNGDLDLDSYKILMISVHPEYWSKQMYQKVKDWVWNRGGKLIYLGGNGLNCEVEFLGEDRLRFKTYLAPSTGGALGMPDPANPEIYLDSRMHRTVESEANLLGVVCTDTGIMTAAPYQVVRDDHWVFAGTGLKNGDLFGEKSLQERIPGGASGHETDKMSPHSPPGTVLLAKGINCDDGGAEIVCYETKSGGAVFSAGSITYVPCLLVDDAISRITSNVITRFLTMPDFVSGQ, encoded by the coding sequence GTGCTGATTGGCTATGTCAGTGACGAACGATACGTAGCACTTGCCGACGTACTGCTGGAGTTTCAGTCGGGAGGACAGACACGGGACATTGTTCGATCGACTCCCCGAGGAGCGGTCGTAGCGAATCTGGAGCCAGGTGAATACGTCGTTACTCTCGTCAAAGAGGGTTACGGCTCAAAGCATTCTCGCATGACTGTTGATTCCCGCCGCCCACATCACTTTCGCCTGTTATCGGACGGGATCCTGGGTTATGTCTGGCCCCGATCCGTCCAGACGGGGGGGCGATCGGAGTTCCGCGTGCATGCTACCGAGCCTTACCGGCTGAGCCTGTGGCGGTACGGTTGGAAACGAGAATTCGTCAAACTCCTCGGCTGGTTCGATGAACATGGCCCTCGTGCGGTCATGCAGATTCTGCCCGACGGAGATTTCACCCAGACCGGGGTTGGGTGGAACCGTGTTGGCTATGGAAATAACGCTCATCACACCCAGTTTGTGGTTGGACCGGAAAAATCAGGGCTCTACTACCTGCACGCCAAAGGGGAACGCACGGGGGAGTTCTTCTCGTTTCCGTGGGTCGTTGCGCCAGCTCAACTGACAGCCCCGATTGCCATTCTGGCATCGACCAATACCTGGCTTGCCTATAACAACTTTGGTGGCCGCAGCAATTACATCAACGCTCATCAGCTCCCGGACGCGCCAGTCGTCAACGCGCGGCAGGACCTGATCCGTTACACGCATGCGGGCTCGTTCAACGTTTGGGGCTTTCAGGACCACGAGTATCTTCCTCTTTCCTTCGAGCGGCCTGAAATCGGGAATGTTGTTCGCGAACACGAAGAAGTGACAGACCCGATCGAAGGACGCCTGACTTGCGGGATGGCACCCGCAGAGTGGCGTCTGCTGGGATGGATGGAGCGGGAAGGATTCGAATACGACTACTATTCAGAATGGCAACTCCACAATGGAGATCTCGATCTGGACTCGTACAAAATCCTGATGATCAGCGTTCATCCGGAATACTGGTCAAAGCAGATGTACCAAAAGGTCAAGGACTGGGTCTGGAATCGGGGTGGAAAGCTCATTTATCTGGGTGGTAATGGCCTGAACTGTGAGGTCGAGTTTCTGGGAGAAGACCGGCTTCGGTTTAAAACCTATCTCGCCCCCAGTACCGGGGGAGCACTGGGAATGCCCGACCCTGCGAATCCGGAGATTTATCTGGATAGCAGGATGCATCGTACAGTAGAGTCAGAGGCGAACCTGCTCGGAGTTGTCTGCACCGATACAGGAATTATGACGGCAGCTCCTTATCAAGTGGTGCGGGACGACCATTGGGTTTTCGCCGGAACAGGACTGAAGAACGGAGATCTGTTCGGTGAGAAAAGTCTGCAGGAACGAATTCCCGGTGGTGCGTCCGGCCATGAGACCGACAAGATGAGTCCACATTCCCCACCGGGGACAGTATTACTGGCGAAGGGGATCAACTGCGACGACGGGGGTGCCGAAATCGTATGCTATGAAACAAAGAGCGGAGGGGCCGTCTTCTCGGCCGGGTCGATCACTTATGTTCCTTGTCTGCTTGTCGACGATGCAATTTCACGGATTACGTCCAACGTGATTACGCGATTCCTGACCATGCCGGATTTCGTGTCAGGCCAATGA
- a CDS encoding dihydrodipicolinate synthase family protein — translation MDTRRMTPASLANSVIAVPPLARDSNLELNVAENVRQIRHLEAGGVRTLLYGGNAALAHVSLREYPSLLKMLTESAGSDITVIPSVGPTFGMMMDQAAILREFSFPTAMLLPSRDGTTPAGIASGMKRFVDRIERPAVLYLKHEEMVDVGTVVQMFKDGLISWIKYAIVRKDTLNDPFLSGLIDAIGPTLIVSGMGEQPAAVHLRHFHLAGFTSGCVCIAPRLSTNMLRALQARDDETAERIRQQFVPLESLRDSINPVRVLHDAVSLCGVSQTGPITPFLSPTKESDQAAIKGAAEELLRLNSNL, via the coding sequence ATGGACACGCGACGAATGACCCCCGCCTCATTGGCGAACTCTGTGATTGCTGTTCCTCCGTTAGCTCGTGACTCGAATCTGGAACTGAATGTCGCGGAAAATGTCAGGCAGATCCGTCATCTGGAAGCGGGTGGCGTGAGAACATTGCTGTATGGCGGAAACGCCGCTTTAGCGCATGTCTCCCTGCGGGAATATCCTTCGCTACTGAAGATGCTGACCGAATCGGCGGGATCAGACATCACCGTCATACCGTCAGTTGGTCCCACCTTCGGCATGATGATGGATCAAGCTGCCATCCTGAGAGAGTTTTCCTTTCCCACTGCGATGCTGTTGCCAAGTCGCGACGGGACGACACCCGCGGGAATTGCCAGCGGCATGAAGCGATTCGTTGATCGGATTGAACGCCCGGCGGTTCTGTATCTCAAACACGAGGAAATGGTCGATGTCGGGACGGTCGTGCAGATGTTCAAAGACGGTCTGATTTCCTGGATCAAATATGCCATCGTTCGCAAAGACACTCTGAACGATCCTTTTCTGAGTGGATTGATCGATGCGATCGGTCCCACATTGATCGTCAGTGGGATGGGTGAGCAACCGGCTGCCGTGCATTTGCGGCATTTCCACCTCGCTGGCTTCACGTCGGGGTGTGTCTGCATCGCTCCGCGGCTTTCAACGAATATGCTGCGAGCCCTTCAGGCACGGGATGATGAGACTGCTGAGCGGATTCGTCAGCAGTTTGTTCCTTTGGAATCACTGCGAGATTCGATCAACCCGGTGCGGGTACTCCATGACGCCGTGTCGCTTTGTGGTGTCAGTCAAACAGGACCCATTACCCCTTTTCTGTCTCCGACGAAAGAATCTGACCAAGCGGCAATTAAGGGAGCAGCGGAGGAACTCTTGCGACTTAATTCGAATTTGTGA
- a CDS encoding amidohydrolase family protein codes for MLFDTHTNLMWYPDHYSEEFVEFAWEAKRAKMKLSSDVYYAGDDVSYKNTFDSRPEQLLEATRTADKVIVFGIVAPFCGIHADQELIAKFVREHSDRFIGWCSVDPNDPECVSQLDYYVNQLGFRGLKVSPIYQNWDPQDPRHLPLFRKAESLGIPVNIHQGTSFVRPGPLKYANPVQLEDIAIACPDLRIVIAHMGHPWETECVVLIRKHPNLYANVSALHYRPLRHYQAFMTAIEYGVEHKLIIGSDFPSATFSQVIAGQWKVNDVVEGTKFPRVSDEVIHNIIYENWKRFLPEYT; via the coding sequence GTGCTGTTTGATACACATACGAATTTGATGTGGTACCCGGATCATTACTCTGAGGAATTTGTCGAATTCGCCTGGGAAGCTAAACGGGCAAAGATGAAGCTCTCATCCGATGTTTACTATGCAGGCGACGATGTCAGTTATAAAAACACGTTCGATTCCCGACCCGAGCAATTACTGGAGGCCACGCGTACCGCCGATAAGGTGATCGTCTTTGGGATCGTCGCCCCTTTTTGTGGCATTCATGCCGACCAGGAACTGATCGCGAAATTCGTCCGCGAGCATTCGGATCGTTTCATCGGCTGGTGTTCCGTCGATCCCAATGACCCTGAGTGTGTTAGCCAACTGGACTACTACGTGAACCAGCTTGGTTTCCGTGGTCTGAAGGTGTCGCCGATCTATCAGAACTGGGACCCGCAAGACCCCCGTCACCTGCCGCTCTTCCGTAAAGCGGAATCGCTTGGCATTCCTGTCAATATTCATCAGGGGACGTCGTTCGTTCGCCCCGGTCCGCTCAAGTATGCCAACCCTGTGCAACTGGAAGATATTGCCATTGCCTGCCCGGATCTGCGAATCGTGATTGCCCACATGGGGCACCCCTGGGAAACCGAGTGCGTTGTCCTGATTCGGAAGCACCCCAATCTCTATGCCAATGTGTCAGCATTACATTACCGACCGCTCCGTCACTACCAGGCCTTCATGACGGCGATTGAATACGGGGTCGAGCATAAACTGATCATAGGATCGGACTTTCCGTCTGCCACATTCTCTCAGGTCATCGCGGGACAATGGAAAGTCAACGATGTCGTCGAGGGAACGAAGTTTCCTCGTGTCTCTGATGAAGTCATTCACAACATCATTTATGAAAACTGGAAACGGTTCCTGCCCGAATACACCTGA
- a CDS encoding acetamidase/formamidase family protein: MQRVPAQPLVYEFSRHCQPRCRVKPGETFCVESEDALSGQIRSAGDRRDKSVVPYSNPVAGPIVVDGAEKGDYLAVTIKSIEPRDGQCATYTGAPKQLVEWLGAEVPHGAHVSPIRDGFIHWKERIQIPYQPMLGCIGTAPDWGVPTTGPAGPHGGNMDLVEVCPGSTLFLPVSVPGGYLYLGDAHAAMGHGELSATGLEMAAWSTIQVDLLRGSPLTGIRIANPEFLMTVATQNSPERAIAEAYARLILWMEVDYGWNRWDAYDLLTHVGRISIGYYGSGTVGCGINRKYVGPAVPVTKKE, translated from the coding sequence ATGCAACGGGTACCAGCGCAACCTCTCGTCTATGAATTCAGTCGGCACTGCCAACCGCGATGTCGCGTCAAGCCGGGTGAGACTTTTTGTGTCGAATCGGAAGACGCTCTCTCTGGTCAAATTCGTTCTGCGGGCGATCGTCGGGACAAGTCTGTCGTTCCTTACAGCAACCCCGTCGCGGGTCCGATTGTCGTTGATGGGGCCGAGAAAGGGGACTATCTGGCCGTCACGATCAAGTCGATCGAACCCCGGGACGGTCAGTGTGCGACTTATACGGGGGCTCCGAAACAACTGGTCGAATGGTTGGGGGCAGAGGTCCCTCATGGAGCCCACGTCAGTCCGATTCGCGATGGGTTCATCCATTGGAAAGAACGAATTCAGATTCCCTACCAGCCGATGCTCGGATGCATCGGAACAGCGCCTGACTGGGGTGTACCCACCACTGGCCCCGCCGGACCCCACGGGGGGAACATGGATCTGGTGGAGGTCTGTCCAGGAAGCACGCTGTTTCTTCCTGTTTCTGTGCCGGGTGGCTACCTGTATCTGGGAGACGCGCACGCCGCGATGGGGCATGGCGAGCTCTCTGCAACCGGTCTTGAGATGGCAGCGTGGTCGACAATTCAGGTCGATCTGCTTCGTGGATCACCGCTCACAGGAATCCGAATCGCGAACCCCGAGTTTCTCATGACGGTTGCCACCCAGAACTCGCCAGAACGGGCGATCGCCGAAGCCTACGCGAGGCTGATTCTCTGGATGGAAGTGGATTATGGCTGGAATCGCTGGGATGCCTATGACCTGCTGACGCATGTGGGACGAATTTCCATCGGCTACTACGGTAGTGGAACGGTGGGGTGTGGTATCAATCGCAAGTATGTCGGTCCCGCAGTTCCTGTGACGAAGAAAGAATGA
- a CDS encoding GntR family transcriptional regulator — translation MSRPVISVLDQIASRLRADVRKGVFVPGDALREEHLASRFGVSRSPIRQVLQQLTFEGLLHARPNCGTVVAEPPTREVAEVLYECRAKLECIALRQCFHLLDDADFKQWRDILEEMYECCDREDHSGAFHQDSLFHRVIIDKASPAGSLGVYFAIAGATSEYLTVDRNRPFHADFRELYGMHAALYAMFQLGDIEVACEALSQHILKQEFVAASCRCWTEAGKPREIDGVYDKLAQPLRRAVKKKKEADK, via the coding sequence ATGAGTCGGCCCGTGATTTCCGTTCTGGATCAGATTGCTTCTCGATTGCGTGCGGACGTTCGCAAGGGGGTCTTCGTTCCAGGTGACGCTCTGCGTGAAGAGCACCTTGCCAGTCGCTTTGGCGTCAGCCGCAGCCCGATTCGTCAGGTGCTGCAGCAGTTGACGTTCGAAGGGTTACTTCACGCCCGACCGAATTGTGGCACCGTCGTCGCGGAACCGCCAACCCGCGAAGTTGCGGAGGTGCTTTACGAATGTCGGGCCAAACTGGAATGCATTGCCCTGCGGCAATGTTTCCATCTGCTGGACGACGCTGACTTCAAGCAGTGGCGCGATATCCTCGAAGAAATGTATGAGTGCTGCGACAGGGAAGATCACAGCGGCGCGTTCCACCAGGATTCACTATTCCACCGGGTCATTATCGATAAGGCTTCCCCGGCTGGATCACTGGGCGTCTACTTTGCGATTGCAGGTGCAACAAGTGAGTACCTGACGGTCGACCGCAATCGCCCGTTCCATGCGGATTTCCGGGAACTCTATGGAATGCACGCAGCGCTCTATGCCATGTTCCAACTCGGCGATATCGAGGTTGCCTGCGAAGCGTTGTCACAGCACATATTGAAACAGGAATTTGTCGCCGCCTCATGTCGTTGCTGGACCGAAGCAGGGAAGCCACGTGAAATTGATGGAGTCTATGACAAGCTGGCACAACCTTTGCGGCGGGCCGTCAAAAAGAAGAAGGAAGCAGACAAGTAG
- a CDS encoding DUF1501 domain-containing protein → MLHLFTNPTHNSGQVTRRQLLKMSALSTGIAGGLGHLPQAKAETHSSRGRAKGCIYLFLCGGPSQPDLWDLKPLAPSGVRSEFDSIATSVPGLHFGELIPQVARHADKLAVIRSMTHTDNDHVGAIVHSLLGQLPAGPGQFYIDRKDHPGLGAIVQSQRPQNSPLPPWIVLPRYFTTGSPAYKGQSAGFLGSPYDPLVFNKETKASLSDSPLTLGDLELSAGITRERLMARHDLSRSLGQKLTAGNTARADEMFEQAFGMLVTPAVRRALQLDDESTQTRERYGRNEYGQSLLMARRLIEAGVQFVNVFWTFFDSKGCQFNLWDNHGVANDVCGIDGQLTGRQQLTHQYCTPSFDRSFSALIEDLSDRGLLDETLVAVAGEFGRTPKINATAGRDHWAHCYTQLLAGGGVRGGSIWGESDAQGAYVARDPVSPDDFAATILHAFGIDAESLIKDNLGRPLPVTTGRPVTALF, encoded by the coding sequence ATGCTTCATTTGTTCACGAATCCCACGCACAATTCCGGGCAAGTGACACGACGTCAATTGCTGAAGATGAGTGCGCTCTCGACCGGTATCGCGGGCGGATTAGGCCATCTCCCTCAAGCCAAAGCAGAGACACATTCTTCCCGCGGCCGTGCGAAAGGATGCATCTATCTCTTTCTCTGTGGTGGGCCCTCACAGCCGGATCTCTGGGACCTTAAGCCCTTAGCTCCCAGCGGCGTCCGATCAGAGTTTGATTCGATTGCGACGAGTGTACCGGGATTGCACTTTGGGGAACTCATCCCACAGGTCGCACGTCATGCCGACAAGTTGGCAGTGATCAGGTCGATGACACATACAGACAACGATCACGTCGGAGCGATCGTTCACTCCCTGCTGGGTCAACTCCCTGCTGGCCCCGGGCAGTTCTATATCGACCGAAAAGATCACCCCGGCCTCGGAGCTATCGTTCAAAGTCAGCGACCTCAAAATAGTCCCCTTCCGCCCTGGATCGTCTTACCCAGATACTTCACCACGGGATCCCCGGCATACAAAGGCCAGTCTGCGGGCTTCCTCGGTTCCCCCTACGATCCGCTCGTTTTCAATAAGGAAACGAAAGCTTCTCTCTCCGATTCCCCCCTCACTTTAGGAGATTTGGAGCTTTCAGCCGGTATCACACGTGAACGTCTGATGGCACGTCATGACCTGTCCCGTTCCCTCGGTCAGAAGTTGACCGCCGGGAATACGGCGCGTGCGGACGAGATGTTCGAACAGGCTTTCGGCATGCTGGTTACTCCTGCTGTTCGCCGGGCCCTGCAGCTCGACGACGAATCGACACAGACCCGAGAGCGTTACGGCAGAAACGAATACGGACAAAGCCTGCTGATGGCGCGACGTCTGATCGAAGCAGGGGTCCAGTTCGTCAACGTCTTCTGGACGTTCTTTGATTCCAAAGGCTGTCAGTTTAACCTGTGGGACAACCATGGTGTCGCCAACGACGTGTGTGGAATTGACGGTCAACTGACGGGACGGCAACAACTGACGCACCAGTACTGCACTCCCTCCTTTGATCGATCATTTTCGGCCCTGATTGAAGACCTGTCTGATCGGGGACTTCTGGACGAGACACTCGTAGCGGTGGCAGGAGAATTCGGCAGAACGCCCAAGATCAACGCTACGGCCGGACGCGATCACTGGGCACACTGTTACACACAGCTTCTTGCAGGAGGGGGCGTTCGTGGTGGGAGTATCTGGGGTGAGAGCGACGCACAAGGGGCTTATGTCGCACGCGATCCCGTCAGCCCGGACGACTTCGCCGCCACCATCCTGCACGCCTTTGGCATCGATGCGGAGTCGCTGATTAAAGACAACCTGGGCAGACCTTTACCGGTCACAACGGGGCGTCCTGTCACAGCGTTGTTCTGA